CGGCACGCACAGCACCCCCGACGACCCTCGGTCCCCCGAGGGCCCGCCGGGCCGCCGGCCCGACCGGGCCCGCCTGGCCCGCTTCGTGGACCGGATGAGCCTCGACGAGAAGGTCGGGCAGCTCTTCGTCTCGCGGGCGTACGGCCACTCGGCGACCGCCCCCGACCCGGCCGACGCCGAGCAGAACCAGACGCTGTTCGGGGTACGCACCGCAGCCGAGCTGGTCTCCCGCTACCACCTCGGCGGGATCGTCTACTTCTCCTGGGCCCACAACACCCGCACCCCGCACCAGATCGCCGCGCTCTCGGTCGGCCTCCAGCAGGCCGCGCTCACCTCCGGCGCCCGGATCCCGCTGCTGCTCTCCACCGACCAGGAGCACGGCGCGGTCGCCCGGATCGGCGCCCCCGCGACGCTGCTCCCGGGGGCGATGGCGCTGGGCGCGGGCGGCTCCACCGCCGACGCCCTGCGGGCCGCGCGCATCGCGGGCGCCGAGCTGGCCGCCCTGGGCATCCGGCAGGACTACGCGCCGGTGGCCGACGTCAACGTCAACCCGGCCAATCCGGTGATCGGCGTCCGGTCCTTCGGCTCCGACCCGCAGGCCGTGGCCGCCCTGGTGGCCGCCCAGGTGCGCGGTTACCAGGGCGCCGGAGTGGCCGCCACCGCGAAGCACTTTCCGGGCCACGGGGACACCGAGACCGACAGCCACGTCGGCCTGCCGGTGATGCGGCACACGCGCGCCGTCTGGGAGGAGCTGGACGAGCCGCCGTTCCGGGCCGCGGTGAAGGCGGGCGTGGACGCGGTCATGACGGCGCACATCGTCTTCCCCGCGCTCGATCCCTCGGGGGACCCGGCGACCCTCTCCCGGCCGATCGTCACGGGCATCCTGCGCGAACGCCTGGGCTTCCAGGGGGTGGTGGTCACCGACGCCCTCGACATGGCCGGGGTCCGCCAGAAGTACGGGGACGACCGCGTGCCCGTACTGGCCCTGCTGGCGGGCTGCGACCAGTTGCTGAACCCGCCGGACCTGGGGCTCGCGTACCGCAGTGTGCTGGCGGCCGTCGAGGCGGGCGAGCTGACGGAGGCCCGGATCGACGAGTCGGTGCTGCGGATCCTGGAACTGAAGTCCCGCCGGGGGCTGTTCGACGAGGCCTACACCACGGCCGAGGCGGTGGACGCCACCGTCGGCATCCGCAGGCACCGGGACGCCGCCGACGAGATCGCGGCGGTCACGACGACCCTGCTGGCCAATCCCCGCGGGCTGGTGCCGATCGATGCGACGTCCGGGCCCCGGCTGCTGGTCACGGGGACGGACCCGGCCTCCCCCACGGGAACCACGGGGCCCCCCACGGCCGTACTGGCGCGGGAGCTGACCGCCCTGGGCTGCCGGGCCACGGCGGTGCCTCCCGCCCGTGCGGTGGCCGCTGCGGCCGGCCACGCGGCGGTGCTGGTGTGCACGTACAACGTCCCGGAAGAGGACAACCCACAACGTCGGCTGGTGACGGACCTGATCGCGTCCGGCGTCCCGGTGATCCTGCTGGCGGTCCGCAATCCGTACGACCCGGCCCGGCTGCCGGCCTGCGCGGCGGAGCTGGCGACGTACTCCTGGACGGACGTGGAGATGCGGGCGGCGGCCCGGGTGCTCACCGGGGCGGTCCGGCCCGCCGGCCGCCTCCCGGTCCCGGTGCCGGGCCGCTACCCGCTGGGCCACGGCCTGACGCTCTAGTTCCCGGCGTCAGCCCGCGGCCCGTGGCCCGGGACCCCGTGGTCCCGGCCCGGTCACGGCCGCAGCTGCGGCTCGCGCTCCAGGCCCTGCTGGTCGAGCTGCGCGTCGGCGGCCGCCAGCGGCGCCGCCTTCGACTCGTCGGCGATCGTGGCGGCCGGAGCCACCCCGGCCCACTGCAGGATCTTCGCGGTGGCGAGGGTCTTCTCGCCGTCCTGGAGCTTCGCGACGTTGGCCCCGTGGTTGGCGCCCGGCGCGATCATGACGTGGCTGTCGCGCACCCCGTACCCGAGGTGGAACGGCTCGGCGCCCCACGGGTCGTTCTGTCCGTACACGAAGAGCATCTGGTCGGCGTTGTTGCGCACCCACTTGTCCACGTCCGCCATGGCCCCCTGCTGGAAGGTCATGGGGATGTCCCGGGGCACGAAGTTGCGCGGCGGCTGGTAGCCGTAGCGGCTGAGGTTGCCCAGGTGCGGCTGCTTGATGTCCGGGGAGCCGAGCTGCGTACCCGCCTGGTAGTAGTACGGCGTGTACGTCTCCAGGCCCTGGTCGGCGTAGGCCGAGAAGCCGGAGATCGCGTCGATCGTGTCCCAGATCTCCTGGTCGCCGGCGGTGGC
Above is a genomic segment from Streptomyces sp. NBC_01233 containing:
- a CDS encoding glycoside hydrolase family 3 N-terminal domain-containing protein, which produces MPPHASRRTLLTAAAMVAVTAAGAASAALGTHSTPDDPRSPEGPPGRRPDRARLARFVDRMSLDEKVGQLFVSRAYGHSATAPDPADAEQNQTLFGVRTAAELVSRYHLGGIVYFSWAHNTRTPHQIAALSVGLQQAALTSGARIPLLLSTDQEHGAVARIGAPATLLPGAMALGAGGSTADALRAARIAGAELAALGIRQDYAPVADVNVNPANPVIGVRSFGSDPQAVAALVAAQVRGYQGAGVAATAKHFPGHGDTETDSHVGLPVMRHTRAVWEELDEPPFRAAVKAGVDAVMTAHIVFPALDPSGDPATLSRPIVTGILRERLGFQGVVVTDALDMAGVRQKYGDDRVPVLALLAGCDQLLNPPDLGLAYRSVLAAVEAGELTEARIDESVLRILELKSRRGLFDEAYTTAEAVDATVGIRRHRDAADEIAAVTTTLLANPRGLVPIDATSGPRLLVTGTDPASPTGTTGPPTAVLARELTALGCRATAVPPARAVAAAAGHAAVLVCTYNVPEEDNPQRRLVTDLIASGVPVILLAVRNPYDPARLPACAAELATYSWTDVEMRAAARVLTGAVRPAGRLPVPVPGRYPLGHGLTL